The following DNA comes from Chloroflexota bacterium.
CGGAGCGTCGGCGAGGTGCTCCGCGAGCACGCCAGGGAGCCTGAGGCCCGGGCCAGGGTGGCGCAGGCGTTCAAGGCGTTGGTGCCGCACGACGACATGCGGTTCGGTCGGTTCGAGGCGGGCGGCATGGTCTGGCTGCGTCCGGCCGACGACTACGACGCCCAACCGCCCGGTCCGCCGGTTCCCGTAGACGATCCGCTGATTCAGCAGGTGCTGTCGGAGGGGCGACCCCTGCTCCTGCCGCGGCGCGTCCTGGCCCCGCTCCGGCTCGGCTGGCAGCCGACCGGCGTGGTCGAGTTCAGCCATCGGCCGCCGTGGACGTACACGCCGGATCACCTGGCGGCGGCCGGCCTGATCGGCGAGCAGCTGGGCCCGATGATCGAGCTGATGTTCCACCTCAAGCAGGAGGAGCAGGCCCGCAAGCGGCTCGATGCACTCATCGAGATCAGCCGGGCGATCAGCGTCTCGCTCGACCTGGACGAGATCCTGCCGGTCATGGCCCGCTCGCTGATCCAGGCGCTCGACCTCTCAAGCTGCATCATCGCGCTGACGAACGACGACGACACGATGCTGGTGCCGCGCATCGTGATCGGAGACGATCTCTGGCCGCCGCACCTGGACCGGACGTCCAAGAACCCGCCGCATCCTCCCGTCCACCTGGACGATCCTGAGTGTGCGCCGCTGCTGACCCTCCGTCGGCCCACCGCGCTCACCGTCCCCGGGAAGATCGGGGACACCCGCCGAAAGGTCGGGCTGACGGTGCCCGAGCGCATCCTGGTCGTGCCGCTGGTCATCCGCGACCGTCTGCGCGGGGCCGCCGTGCTCCCGATCCGCGACGACGCCCGCCAGTTCGGCGAGGAGACGCTGGCGATGGCGATGGGCATCGCGCAGTCGGCGGCGGTCGCCGTGGAGCACGCCCAGTTGTACGGCCGGGCGCGCGAGGTCGCCGTCGTCGAGGAGCGGAACCGGCTGGCCCGCGAGGTGCACGATACGCTGGCCCAGGGCATCACGGCCATCGCGCTGCAACTGGAGACGGCGGAGCGCCTGCTGCCGCCCGGGGCGGAGGCGAAGCGCATCGTCGCTGACGCCCGCGAGCAGGCCCACCGCTCGCTGGACGAGGCCCGGCGGGCCGTCTGGGGGCTGACCGCTAAACCGCTTGACGGAGCGTCGCTGCCCGAGGCGCTCCAGGGTGAGGTCGAGCGGTTCGAGCGTCGGACCGGTGTGGCCGCGCGCCTGACCCACGACGCCGAAGTTGAGCCGCTGACCGACGAGCAGGCGACGGCCCTGCTGCGCGTAGCCCAGGAGGCGTTGCACAACGTCGAGAAGCACGCCCAGGCGACACGCGTGCGCGTCGAGCTGGTGCTGGACCGTGGCAGCGGCCTGCTGACGCTGCTGGTGGCCGACGATGGACAGGGCTTCGACCGGAGGACGCTGCCGGGGCCGGACGGCGGCTTTGGGCTGAGTGGGATGCGCGAGCGAATGCGTCTGGTTGGCGGCGAGCTGGAGGTCGAGAGCGCCGTCGGCTGGGGCACGCG
Coding sequences within:
- a CDS encoding response regulator, whose protein sequence is MEQYQSHAAPTSEAAPSTLDRFRLDGIGSELSPPVLVPSGMPSDITQVWIFFLRSVGEVLREHAREPEARARVAQAFKALVPHDDMRFGRFEAGGMVWLRPADDYDAQPPGPPVPVDDPLIQQVLSEGRPLLLPRRVLAPLRLGWQPTGVVEFSHRPPWTYTPDHLAAAGLIGEQLGPMIELMFHLKQEEQARKRLDALIEISRAISVSLDLDEILPVMARSLIQALDLSSCIIALTNDDDTMLVPRIVIGDDLWPPHLDRTSKNPPHPPVHLDDPECAPLLTLRRPTALTVPGKIGDTRRKVGLTVPERILVVPLVIRDRLRGAAVLPIRDDARQFGEETLAMAMGIAQSAAVAVEHAQLYGRAREVAVVEERNRLAREVHDTLAQGITAIALQLETAERLLPPGAEAKRIVADAREQAHRSLDEARRAVWGLTAKPLDGASLPEALQGEVERFERRTGVAARLTHDAEVEPLTDEQATALLRVAQEALHNVEKHAQATRVRVELVLDRGSGLLTLLVADDGQGFDRRTLPGPDGGFGLSGMRERMRLVGGELEVESAVGWGTRVQARLHVESEPPAVEPALEHEAGPIRVLLVDDHPLAREGLRRLLEGRDDMVVVGEAGDGLQGVERALALRPDVVLMDLQMPRLSGVGAVQALREQWHDARVLIVTTFAQDEHLFEALRAGARGYLLKDAGPDALASAIKTIHEGGSLVQPTMAAKLIDRFGELATRDRLAEPLTEREIEILHLAAGGARNKEIADRLIISEKTVKNALSRLYGKLGANGRAEAIARGRALGLLPLDEAHFEPEHSGAEASARP